The [Flavobacterium] thermophilum genome has a segment encoding these proteins:
- the ywiB gene encoding Uncharacterized beta-barrel protein ywiB: MKETNGIPARLRQVAVIRDGPRQETVVLEADGVYYIKGETGYLQFEEENELGRVNNIVKIAPDEVTILRSGAVEMRQTFRRRQETPGHYGTVFGRWAMAAKTDAIEFHYDDKRKRGRLFLSYELFLQNERSGRHTLTLTFKGV, translated from the coding sequence ATGAAGGAAACAAATGGCATCCCGGCGCGCCTCCGCCAAGTGGCTGTCATTCGCGACGGTCCGCGCCAAGAGACGGTTGTGCTTGAGGCGGACGGGGTGTATTACATAAAAGGGGAAACAGGCTATTTGCAGTTTGAGGAGGAAAACGAACTCGGGCGGGTGAACAACATTGTGAAAATCGCGCCTGACGAGGTGACCATCCTTCGCTCCGGAGCGGTCGAGATGCGGCAAACGTTCCGCCGCCGGCAAGAAACGCCGGGCCATTACGGAACGGTGTTTGGGCGGTGGGCGATGGCGGCGAAAACGGATGCGATCGAGTTTCACTATGACGATAAGCGGAAGCGGGGGCGGCTCTTTCTCTCCTACGAGCTTTTCTTGCAAAACGAGCGGAGCGGACGCCATACGTTGACGTTGACATTTAAGGGGGTATAA
- the argS gene encoding Arginine--tRNA ligase, which produces MNIVGQMKEQLKEEIRQAAVKAGLVSADELPEVLLEVPRDKAHGDYSTNIAMQLARIAKKPPRAIAEAIVGQLDRERVSVARIEVAGPGFINFYMDNRYLTAVVPAILQAGQAYGESNVGNGEKVQVEFVSANPTGDLHLGHARGAAVGDSLCNILAKAGFDVTREYYINDAGKQIYNLAKSVEARYFQALGVDMPLPEDGYYGDDIVEIGKTLAEEYGDRFVHADEEERLAFFREYGLRYELDKIKQDLAAFRVPFDVWYSETSLYESGKIDEALSTLRERGYIYEQDGATWFRSTAFGDDKDRVLIKQDGTYTYLLPDIAYHQDKLRRGFTKLINVWGADHHGYIPRMKAAIAALGYDPEALEVEIIQMVNLYQNGERVKMSKRTGKAVTMRELMEEVGVDAVRYFFAMRSGDTHLDFDMDLAVSQSNENPVYYVQYAHARVSSILRQAEEQNVSYEGDLALHHLVETEKEIELLKVLGDFPDVVAEAALKRMPHRVTAYAFELASALHSFYNAEKVLDLDNIEKTKARLALVKAVQITLKNALALIGVSAPEQM; this is translated from the coding sequence ATGAACATTGTCGGACAAATGAAAGAACAGCTGAAAGAAGAAATTCGCCAGGCGGCGGTGAAAGCCGGGCTCGTTTCGGCTGATGAGCTGCCGGAAGTGCTGCTTGAGGTGCCGCGCGACAAGGCGCATGGCGACTACTCGACGAACATCGCCATGCAGCTTGCCCGCATTGCGAAAAAACCGCCGCGGGCGATTGCCGAAGCCATCGTCGGGCAGCTTGATCGCGAGCGCGTATCGGTGGCGCGCATTGAGGTGGCGGGGCCGGGATTTATTAACTTTTACATGGACAACCGCTATTTGACGGCGGTCGTGCCGGCGATTTTGCAGGCGGGACAAGCGTATGGCGAATCGAACGTCGGCAACGGGGAAAAAGTGCAAGTCGAGTTCGTCTCCGCCAACCCGACCGGCGACTTGCATTTGGGCCATGCCCGCGGCGCGGCGGTCGGCGATTCGCTTTGCAACATTTTGGCGAAAGCCGGGTTTGACGTGACGCGCGAATACTATATTAACGACGCCGGCAAGCAAATTTACAACTTGGCGAAATCGGTCGAAGCCCGCTATTTCCAAGCGCTCGGTGTCGATATGCCGTTGCCGGAGGACGGCTATTACGGCGACGACATTGTCGAAATCGGCAAAACACTTGCTGAGGAATATGGCGATCGGTTCGTCCACGCCGATGAAGAGGAACGGCTTGCTTTCTTCCGCGAATACGGCCTTCGTTATGAGCTCGACAAAATTAAACAAGATTTGGCCGCATTCCGTGTTCCGTTCGACGTCTGGTACTCGGAAACATCGCTCTATGAAAGCGGCAAAATCGACGAAGCGCTTTCCACTTTGCGCGAGCGCGGCTACATTTACGAGCAGGACGGGGCGACATGGTTCCGTTCGACGGCGTTTGGGGACGACAAAGACCGCGTCTTAATTAAGCAGGACGGCACGTATACGTACTTGCTTCCGGACATCGCCTACCACCAAGACAAGCTGCGGCGCGGATTTACCAAGCTGATTAACGTTTGGGGAGCGGATCACCACGGCTACATTCCGCGCATGAAAGCGGCGATCGCCGCGCTCGGCTACGATCCGGAGGCGCTCGAAGTCGAAATCATCCAAATGGTGAACTTATACCAAAACGGCGAGCGCGTCAAAATGAGCAAGCGCACCGGCAAGGCGGTGACGATGCGCGAGCTCATGGAAGAAGTCGGCGTCGATGCCGTCCGCTACTTCTTTGCGATGCGCTCGGGCGATACGCATTTGGATTTTGACATGGACTTGGCCGTGTCGCAGTCGAATGAAAATCCGGTTTACTACGTCCAATACGCGCATGCCCGCGTCTCAAGCATTCTCCGCCAAGCGGAAGAGCAAAACGTGTCGTACGAAGGCGACCTCGCTTTGCATCATTTAGTGGAGACGGAAAAAGAAATCGAGCTGCTCAAAGTGCTCGGCGACTTCCCGGACGTCGTCGCCGAGGCAGCGCTCAAGCGGATGCCGCACCGCGTCACCGCCTATGCGTTTGAGCTGGCTTCGGCGCTCCATAGCTTCTACAACGCGGAAAAAGTGCTTGATTTGGACAACATCGAAAAAACGAAAGCCCGCCTCGCGTTGGTGAAGGCGGTGCAAATTACGCTGAAAAACGCGTTGGCGTTGATCGGCGTTTCCGCCCCGGAACAAATGTAA
- the cls_1 gene encoding Cardiolipin synthase, with product MLIIAVIVIIFALVYLDDKLGRLILRNGRKKVVYPKRRSDMALYVNGRHLFADYFAELRRARDHIHILFYIIKHDETTAPFFQLLKEKAAEGVEVRLLTDWVGSLGLPKTLIRSLKASGVEFAYARPPRFPFFIYRLNRRNHRKITVIDGKVGYMGGFNIGREYSGKDANIGEWRDYHLKISGEGVHDLQEQFLHDWEEATGKTVADKRRYFPPLHAGAIRHQLVATDGAALEEQYIDAIRQAKREIMIGSPYFIPSRPLFDELMRAIRRGVRVTVIVPLRADHLFVREAAYPYFYQMLKAGARIYRFYQGFYHAKTIVVDEEWCDVGTANFDRRSLFLNGEINCYVFDRAFTQVVKRAIQRDLTRAEPLTLDFWRKRSLLDRGKESISQLISAWL from the coding sequence ATGCTCATCATTGCCGTTATTGTGATCATATTCGCACTCGTTTATCTTGATGACAAGCTTGGCCGGCTGATCCTCCGCAACGGGCGCAAAAAAGTCGTGTACCCAAAGCGGCGGAGCGATATGGCCTTGTATGTGAATGGACGGCATTTATTTGCCGATTATTTTGCCGAGCTGCGCCGCGCCCGCGATCATATCCATATTTTGTTTTATATCATCAAGCATGACGAAACGACGGCGCCATTTTTCCAACTTTTAAAGGAAAAAGCGGCGGAAGGGGTGGAAGTGCGCTTGTTGACGGACTGGGTCGGCAGCCTCGGGTTGCCGAAAACGCTCATCCGTTCGCTGAAGGCAAGCGGCGTCGAATTCGCCTACGCCCGCCCGCCGCGCTTTCCGTTTTTCATTTACCGCCTCAACCGCCGCAACCACCGAAAAATTACGGTCATCGATGGAAAGGTCGGGTATATGGGCGGTTTTAACATCGGCCGCGAATACAGTGGAAAGGACGCTAACATCGGAGAATGGCGCGACTATCACTTAAAAATCAGCGGAGAAGGGGTGCACGACTTGCAAGAACAATTTTTGCACGATTGGGAGGAGGCGACGGGCAAAACCGTCGCTGACAAACGCCGCTACTTCCCACCCCTTCACGCCGGCGCCATCCGCCACCAGCTTGTCGCGACTGACGGCGCCGCGCTTGAAGAGCAGTATATCGATGCGATCCGGCAGGCAAAACGAGAAATTATGATCGGCAGCCCCTACTTTATCCCGAGCCGGCCGTTGTTTGACGAGCTTATGCGCGCGATCCGGCGCGGGGTGCGCGTCACGGTCATTGTGCCGCTGCGGGCGGACCATTTATTTGTCCGCGAGGCCGCTTACCCGTATTTTTATCAAATGCTGAAGGCCGGAGCGCGCATTTACCGCTTTTACCAAGGATTTTACCACGCCAAAACGATTGTCGTCGATGAGGAATGGTGCGATGTCGGCACCGCCAACTTTGACCGGCGCAGTCTGTTTCTCAACGGCGAAATCAACTGCTATGTATTCGACCGCGCGTTCACGCAGGTGGTCAAGCGGGCGATCCAACGCGACCTGACGCGCGCCGAGCCGCTGACGCTCGATTTTTGGCGGAAGCGTTCGCTCCTTGACCGCGGCAAAGAATCGATTTCCCAGCTGATTTCCGCCTGGTTGTAG
- the glpC gene encoding Anaerobic glycerol-3-phosphate dehydrogenase subunit C, with protein MNALLLVNWLAFLLVTAYAVYLFAYVVKTRAMYIKLGKKVEFDEKVNERLRNIWVNVFGQKKLLKDKKSGIIHVVFFYGFILVQFGAIDFIIKGLAPGAHLPLGPLYPGFTFFQEIVTLLILIAVFAAFYRRYIEKLVRLKRDFKAGLVLIFIGGLMLSVLFGNGMSMIWHGEEATWSEPVASLIAGAFSWVGETGAAALFFIAWWVHLLILLTFLVYVPQSKHAHLIAAPINVFFSRLTRPKLSPINFEDESQESFGVGKIEDFTQKQLIDLYACVECGRCTSMCPATGTGKMLSPMDLILKLRDHLTEKGAVVTSRAPWVPVFAFKNTKGNQLAFAAASEQAAAIEMPSLIGDVITEEEIWACTTCRNCEDQCPVMNEHVDKIIDLRRYLVLTEGRMNPDAQRAMTNIERQGNPWGLNRKERENWRELRDDVHVPTVKEAAKAGEEIEYLFWVGSMGSYDSRSQKIALAFAKLLNEAGVKFAILGNKEKNSGDTPRRLGNEFLFQELATNNIAEFEKAGVKKIVTIDPHAYNTFKNEYPDFGLDAEVYHHTELLAKLIEEGRLVPKYPVNERITFHDSCYLGRYNDVYDAPRKILRAIPGVELVEMERNRERGMCCGAGGGLMWMEETTGNRINVARIEQALAVNPTVISSGCPYCLTMLSDGTKAKEVEDRVATYDVAELLAKSVFGEEKEEAAS; from the coding sequence ATGAACGCCTTATTGTTGGTGAACTGGCTCGCGTTTTTGCTTGTAACCGCTTACGCCGTCTATTTGTTTGCGTATGTTGTCAAAACGCGGGCGATGTACATTAAGCTCGGCAAAAAGGTCGAGTTTGATGAAAAAGTGAATGAGCGGCTGCGTAACATTTGGGTCAACGTGTTTGGCCAGAAAAAGCTGCTCAAGGACAAAAAAAGCGGGATCATTCACGTCGTCTTTTTCTATGGGTTTATTCTCGTTCAGTTTGGCGCCATCGATTTTATCATCAAAGGGCTTGCGCCGGGGGCGCATTTGCCGCTTGGGCCGCTGTATCCAGGGTTTACGTTTTTCCAGGAAATCGTCACCCTGCTCATTTTGATCGCGGTGTTTGCCGCTTTTTACCGTCGCTATATTGAAAAGCTCGTCCGCTTAAAGCGCGATTTTAAAGCCGGACTCGTCTTGATTTTCATCGGCGGGTTGATGTTGTCGGTTCTGTTCGGCAACGGCATGAGCATGATTTGGCATGGCGAGGAAGCGACATGGAGCGAACCGGTCGCCTCGCTCATCGCTGGCGCGTTTTCCTGGGTTGGGGAAACGGGGGCTGCGGCGCTCTTCTTTATCGCCTGGTGGGTGCATTTGTTGATTTTGCTGACGTTCCTTGTATACGTTCCGCAGTCGAAGCACGCCCACTTGATTGCGGCGCCCATCAACGTCTTTTTCAGCCGGCTGACGCGGCCGAAGCTTTCGCCGATCAACTTTGAAGACGAAAGCCAAGAGTCGTTTGGCGTCGGCAAAATTGAAGATTTTACGCAAAAGCAATTGATCGACTTGTACGCCTGTGTCGAGTGCGGCCGCTGTACGAGCATGTGCCCGGCGACCGGCACGGGGAAAATGTTGTCGCCGATGGATTTGATTTTGAAGCTGCGAGACCATTTGACCGAAAAAGGGGCGGTCGTCACGTCGCGGGCCCCGTGGGTGCCTGTGTTCGCCTTTAAAAACACGAAAGGCAACCAGCTGGCGTTCGCTGCGGCATCCGAGCAGGCGGCGGCGATTGAAATGCCGAGCCTCATCGGCGACGTCATCACCGAAGAAGAGATTTGGGCCTGTACGACGTGCCGCAACTGTGAAGACCAATGCCCGGTCATGAACGAGCACGTCGATAAAATCATCGATTTGCGCCGCTATCTCGTGTTGACGGAAGGGCGGATGAATCCGGATGCGCAACGGGCGATGACGAACATCGAACGTCAAGGCAACCCGTGGGGCTTGAACCGGAAAGAGCGGGAAAACTGGCGTGAGCTGCGCGATGATGTGCATGTGCCGACCGTCAAAGAGGCGGCGAAAGCAGGAGAGGAAATCGAGTATTTGTTCTGGGTCGGCTCGATGGGGTCGTATGACAGCCGAAGCCAAAAAATCGCCCTTGCCTTCGCCAAACTGCTGAATGAAGCAGGCGTCAAATTTGCGATTTTAGGCAACAAGGAGAAAAACTCGGGCGACACGCCGCGCCGGTTAGGGAATGAATTTTTATTCCAAGAGCTGGCGACGAACAATATCGCCGAGTTTGAAAAAGCGGGCGTCAAGAAAATTGTCACAATCGACCCGCACGCTTACAACACGTTCAAAAACGAATATCCGGACTTCGGACTGGACGCCGAAGTGTACCATCATACCGAATTGCTCGCCAAGCTCATTGAAGAAGGGCGCTTGGTGCCAAAATATCCGGTAAATGAACGCATTACGTTCCATGACTCGTGCTACTTAGGGCGCTACAATGACGTCTATGACGCACCGCGGAAAATTTTGCGCGCCATCCCGGGCGTCGAGCTTGTTGAAATGGAGCGCAACCGCGAGCGAGGAATGTGCTGTGGAGCCGGCGGCGGCCTCATGTGGATGGAAGAGACGACCGGCAACCGGATCAACGTCGCTCGCATCGAGCAGGCGCTTGCTGTCAATCCGACGGTCATCAGCTCTGGCTGCCCGTACTGCTTGACAATGCTGTCGGACGGCACGAAAGCGAAGGAAGTGGAAGATCGCGTCGCGACGTACGATGTCGCCGAACTGTTGGCGAAATCGGTGTTTGGCGAGGAAAAAGAAGAAGCCGCATCATAA
- a CDS encoding Probable acetyl-CoA acetyltransferase, whose translation MGKTVIVSGVRTPFGKLGGALQALSAPELGGVAVKEALVRANVSAEQVDHVILGTVLQGGQGQLPSRQAMRHAGIPWHVRTETVNKVCASGMRAVTLADQLIRLGEADIIVAGGMESMSNAPYVLPKARWGLRMGDSTVKDLMVYDGLTCSFTGVHMGVYGGNTAKELGITREAQDEWAYRSHMRAIAAIEAGRLAEEIVPVSIPQRKGEPLVVERDEAPRKDTSLEALAKLKPVFDPEGTITAGNAPGVNDGAAALVLMSQERAAREGLEPLATVVAHTAIAVEAKDFPKTPGLVINELLRKTGKTVDDIDLFEVNEAFAAVALAAIQIAGLDPEKVNVNGGAVALGHPIGASGARIILTLAHELKRRGGGLGIAAICSGGGQGDAILIEV comes from the coding sequence ATGGGGAAAACAGTGATTGTGAGCGGGGTGCGCACCCCGTTTGGAAAATTGGGCGGCGCCTTGCAAGCGCTGTCAGCGCCTGAGCTCGGCGGCGTCGCCGTCAAAGAGGCGCTTGTCCGCGCCAACGTGAGCGCCGAACAAGTTGATCATGTCATTTTGGGCACCGTCTTGCAAGGCGGACAAGGGCAGCTTCCGTCGCGGCAGGCGATGCGCCATGCCGGCATTCCGTGGCACGTCCGCACCGAGACGGTGAACAAAGTATGCGCGTCCGGCATGCGCGCCGTGACGCTTGCCGATCAGCTCATCCGTTTAGGCGAGGCTGATATCATCGTCGCCGGCGGGATGGAATCGATGAGCAACGCCCCGTATGTGCTTCCGAAAGCGCGCTGGGGGCTGCGGATGGGCGACAGCACGGTGAAAGATTTAATGGTGTATGACGGCCTCACGTGCAGCTTCACCGGCGTTCATATGGGCGTCTACGGCGGGAATACGGCGAAAGAGCTCGGCATTACGAGGGAGGCGCAAGACGAGTGGGCGTACCGCAGCCATATGCGCGCCATTGCCGCCATCGAAGCCGGGCGGCTGGCGGAAGAAATCGTGCCGGTTTCGATTCCGCAGCGCAAAGGTGAGCCGCTTGTCGTTGAACGCGACGAGGCGCCGCGCAAAGATACGTCGCTTGAAGCGTTGGCGAAACTGAAACCGGTGTTTGACCCTGAAGGCACGATCACGGCCGGGAACGCCCCAGGCGTCAACGACGGCGCTGCCGCGCTTGTGTTGATGAGCCAGGAGCGCGCCGCCCGCGAGGGGCTCGAGCCGCTGGCGACGGTCGTCGCCCACACGGCCATCGCCGTCGAGGCGAAAGATTTCCCGAAAACGCCGGGGCTTGTCATCAACGAACTGCTCCGCAAAACAGGAAAGACCGTTGACGACATTGACTTGTTCGAAGTGAACGAAGCGTTTGCCGCGGTTGCGCTTGCCGCCATTCAAATCGCCGGGCTTGATCCGGAAAAAGTAAACGTCAACGGCGGCGCTGTCGCCCTCGGTCATCCGATCGGCGCGAGCGGCGCGCGCATCATCTTGACGCTCGCCCATGAGTTGAAGCGCCGCGGCGGAGGGCTGGGCATTGCCGCGATTTGCAGCGGCGGCGGCCAAGGCGACGCCATCTTAATCGAAGTATAA
- the fadB2 gene encoding 3-hydroxybutyryl-CoA dehydrogenase, whose amino-acid sequence MMDVKTIMVVGAGQMGSGIAQVCAVAGYDVLLYDISEAQLDKGLATIDKLLGRQVEKGKMTAEAKDAALSRLVRSTDLRDAAKADLIIEAVVENMDVKTKLFAELDEIARPEAILASNTSSLPITEIAAATKRPENVIGMHFMNPVPVMKLVEIIRGLATADDVYETIEAVTRKLGKVPVEVNDFPGFISNRVLMPMINEAIYALYEGVATKEAIDEVMKLGMNHPMGPLTLADFIGLDTCLYIMETLHEGFGDDKYRPCPLLRKYVKAGWLGRKTGRGFYTYE is encoded by the coding sequence ATGATGGACGTCAAAACGATTATGGTCGTCGGCGCCGGACAGATGGGGTCAGGCATCGCCCAAGTATGCGCTGTCGCCGGCTATGACGTGTTGTTATACGACATTAGCGAGGCCCAACTCGATAAAGGGCTGGCCACTATCGACAAGCTGCTCGGCCGCCAAGTGGAAAAAGGCAAGATGACAGCCGAAGCCAAAGACGCCGCGCTGTCGCGGCTCGTCCGTTCCACCGACCTGCGTGATGCCGCCAAAGCGGATCTCATCATTGAGGCGGTCGTCGAAAACATGGATGTGAAAACGAAGCTGTTTGCGGAGCTCGACGAAATCGCCCGCCCGGAGGCGATCCTGGCCTCGAATACGTCGTCGCTGCCGATCACGGAAATCGCAGCGGCGACGAAGCGGCCGGAGAACGTGATCGGCATGCACTTTATGAATCCGGTGCCGGTCATGAAACTGGTCGAAATCATCCGCGGCTTGGCGACAGCGGATGACGTATACGAAACGATCGAGGCGGTCACCCGGAAGCTCGGCAAAGTGCCGGTCGAAGTGAACGATTTTCCAGGGTTTATTTCCAACCGTGTCTTAATGCCGATGATCAACGAAGCCATTTATGCCTTATATGAAGGGGTGGCGACGAAGGAAGCCATCGATGAGGTGATGAAGCTCGGCATGAACCATCCGATGGGGCCGCTCACGCTCGCCGACTTTATCGGGCTGGATACATGCTTGTACATTATGGAAACCCTTCACGAAGGGTTTGGCGATGACAAATACCGCCCGTGCCCGCTTTTGCGCAAATATGTCAAAGCCGGCTGGCTCGGCCGCAAGACAGGCCGCGGATTTTACACGTACGAATAA
- a CDS encoding Acyl-CoA dehydrogenase, short-chain specific — MQFRFTEEQEMMRQMVREFAAAEIAPFVERMEQGEFPRPILKKMAELGLMGITVPEKYGGAGMDFISYIIAIHEISKVSPTVGVILSVHTSVGTNPILYFGTEEQKQKYVTKLAQGEYLGAFCLTEPSAGSDAKSLKTKAVRRGDVYVLNGSKIFITNGGEADTYIVFARTNPDEAGSRGISAFIVEKGTKGMAIGKDEKKMGLHGSRTVTITFEDAEVPAENLLGQEGEGFKIAMANLDVGRIGIAAQALGIAEAAVEHAVAYAKERVQFGKPIAEQQGVAFKLADMATAAEAAKWLVYRAAWLRAQGLPCSKEASMAKLFASQAAMDNAIEAVQVFGGNGYTKDYPVERLFRDAKITQIYEGTSEIQRIVISKHL; from the coding sequence ATGCAATTTCGCTTTACCGAAGAGCAGGAAATGATGCGGCAAATGGTGCGCGAGTTTGCCGCAGCGGAAATTGCCCCGTTTGTCGAGCGCATGGAGCAAGGGGAATTTCCGCGCCCGATTTTAAAGAAAATGGCGGAACTCGGCTTGATGGGGATCACGGTTCCCGAGAAGTACGGCGGTGCGGGCATGGATTTCATTTCCTACATTATCGCCATTCATGAAATTTCGAAAGTAAGCCCGACAGTCGGCGTCATTTTGTCGGTGCATACATCGGTCGGCACAAACCCGATTTTGTACTTCGGCACCGAAGAGCAGAAGCAAAAATACGTGACAAAGCTTGCCCAAGGCGAATATTTGGGGGCGTTTTGCCTCACCGAACCGAGCGCCGGCTCGGACGCAAAAAGCTTGAAGACAAAAGCGGTGCGCCGCGGCGATGTGTACGTCTTGAACGGATCGAAAATTTTCATTACAAACGGCGGCGAAGCGGATACGTATATCGTATTCGCCCGCACGAATCCGGATGAAGCGGGCAGCCGCGGCATCTCGGCGTTCATCGTCGAAAAAGGAACGAAAGGGATGGCGATCGGCAAAGACGAGAAAAAAATGGGGCTGCACGGGTCGCGCACGGTGACGATTACGTTCGAGGATGCGGAAGTGCCGGCGGAAAACTTGCTTGGCCAGGAAGGAGAAGGGTTTAAAATCGCGATGGCGAACCTTGACGTCGGCCGAATCGGCATCGCCGCCCAGGCGCTCGGCATCGCCGAGGCAGCCGTCGAGCACGCCGTCGCCTATGCAAAAGAGCGGGTGCAATTTGGCAAGCCGATTGCCGAACAGCAAGGCGTCGCCTTTAAGCTCGCCGATATGGCGACAGCAGCCGAGGCGGCGAAATGGCTCGTCTACCGCGCCGCCTGGCTGCGCGCCCAAGGGCTGCCGTGCAGCAAAGAGGCGTCGATGGCAAAGCTGTTCGCTTCACAAGCCGCCATGGACAACGCCATCGAAGCTGTGCAAGTGTTCGGCGGCAACGGCTATACGAAAGATTATCCCGTCGAGCGGCTGTTCCGCGATGCGAAAATTACGCAAATTTACGAAGGAACGAGCGAAATCCAACGCATCGTCATCAGCAAACATTTGTAA
- a CDS encoding Acyl-CoA dehydrogenase, short-chain specific, which translates to MNFQLSEEHEMLRKMVREFAENEVAPTAAERDEEERFDRSIFNKMAELGLTGIPWPEEYGGIGSDYLAYVIAVEELSRVCASTGVTLSAHISLASWPIYKFGTEEQKQKYLRALATGEKLGAYGLSEPGAGSDVASMKTRAVKDGDHYVLNGSKVWITNGGEAEIYVVFAVTDPEKRHKGISAFIVEKGTPGFSIGKKEKKLGIRSSPTTELIFEDCRIPKENLLGREGEGFKIAMMTLDGGRNGIAAQAVGIAQGALDAAVDYAKQRVQFGKPIAEQQGVAFKLADMATAIEAARLLTYQAAWLESNGLPYGKASAMAKLFAGDTAMKVTVEAVQIFGGNGYTKDYPVERFMRDAKITQIYEGTQEIQRLVISRMLTRD; encoded by the coding sequence ATGAACTTTCAACTAAGCGAAGAACATGAAATGCTGCGAAAAATGGTGCGCGAATTTGCTGAAAACGAAGTGGCGCCGACAGCCGCTGAACGCGATGAAGAAGAGCGGTTTGACCGCAGCATTTTCAACAAAATGGCGGAACTCGGCTTAACCGGCATTCCGTGGCCGGAAGAGTACGGCGGCATCGGCAGCGACTATTTGGCGTATGTCATCGCCGTTGAGGAACTGTCGCGCGTCTGCGCTTCAACCGGGGTGACGCTCTCCGCCCACATTTCGCTCGCCAGCTGGCCGATTTACAAGTTCGGCACGGAAGAGCAAAAGCAGAAGTATTTGCGCGCCTTGGCGACCGGGGAAAAGCTCGGGGCGTACGGGCTGTCCGAGCCGGGGGCCGGGTCTGACGTCGCGTCGATGAAAACGCGCGCTGTAAAAGACGGCGACCATTACGTGTTAAACGGGTCGAAAGTATGGATCACCAACGGCGGCGAGGCGGAAATTTACGTCGTCTTTGCCGTCACCGACCCGGAAAAGCGGCATAAAGGAATCAGCGCCTTTATCGTCGAGAAAGGGACGCCGGGCTTTTCAATCGGCAAAAAAGAAAAGAAACTCGGCATCCGTTCGTCGCCGACGACCGAGCTGATTTTCGAAGATTGCCGCATCCCGAAAGAAAACTTGCTCGGCCGAGAAGGAGAAGGGTTCAAAATCGCCATGATGACGCTTGACGGCGGCCGAAACGGCATTGCCGCCCAAGCGGTCGGCATCGCTCAAGGGGCGCTTGACGCCGCAGTCGATTACGCCAAGCAGCGCGTCCAGTTTGGCAAACCGATTGCCGAGCAGCAAGGCGTCGCCTTTAAACTCGCCGATATGGCGACGGCGATTGAAGCAGCGCGGCTCTTGACGTATCAAGCGGCATGGCTTGAGTCAAACGGCCTGCCGTACGGCAAAGCGTCGGCGATGGCGAAGTTGTTTGCCGGCGACACAGCCATGAAAGTGACCGTTGAGGCGGTGCAAATTTTCGGCGGCAACGGCTACACGAAAGACTATCCAGTTGAGCGGTTTATGCGCGATGCGAAAATTACGCAAATTTACGAAGGAACGCAAGAAATTCAGCGTCTCGTCATTTCGCGCATGTTGACGCGCGATTAA
- the kstR2_5 gene encoding HTH-type transcriptional repressor KstR2 has translation MKKREVIASVKDEKLVKKRRNEMIKGAISLFKQKGFHQTTTREIAKASGFSIGTLYEYIRKKEDVLYLVCDRIYDEVRERTEQDLGAHHGTIEGLRRAIAHYFRVVDELDDEVLVMYQEVKALSKESLPYVLNKELDMAAIFEHILRACVESGALQLSESEIRLFAHNIVVLGQMWAFRRWVLRKMYTLDEYIELQTEFLLRGIMEKQRV, from the coding sequence ATGAAAAAGCGGGAAGTAATCGCCTCAGTCAAAGACGAAAAGCTCGTGAAAAAACGGCGCAATGAGATGATCAAAGGCGCCATTTCGCTGTTTAAACAAAAAGGCTTCCACCAAACGACGACAAGGGAGATCGCCAAAGCGTCCGGATTTAGCATCGGCACGTTGTACGAGTACATCCGCAAGAAAGAAGACGTCCTCTATCTCGTGTGCGACCGCATTTACGACGAAGTGCGGGAGCGGACGGAACAAGACCTCGGTGCCCACCATGGCACGATCGAAGGGTTAAGGCGCGCCATTGCCCACTATTTCCGCGTTGTTGATGAACTCGATGATGAAGTGCTCGTCATGTATCAAGAAGTGAAAGCGCTAAGCAAAGAATCGCTGCCGTATGTGTTGAATAAAGAACTCGATATGGCGGCGATTTTCGAACATATTTTGCGCGCATGCGTTGAGAGCGGGGCGTTGCAGCTTTCTGAAAGCGAAATCCGCCTGTTCGCCCACAACATCGTCGTTCTTGGGCAAATGTGGGCGTTCCGCCGTTGGGTGCTGCGGAAAATGTATACACTCGATGAATATATCGAACTGCAAACCGAGTTTTTATTAAGGGGGATTATGGAGAAACAGCGAGTCTAA